From Zingiber officinale cultivar Zhangliang chromosome 5B, Zo_v1.1, whole genome shotgun sequence, the proteins below share one genomic window:
- the LOC121984240 gene encoding uncharacterized protein LOC121984240 — translation MGNCMERCGGTRQKKGEESGPEKGDDGGCKVKILLTRKELEWLVLHLKKNGEQKLEDVLMEMEMEKERGKGKGKGWKPTLESIVEIPEVLIIDHPAV, via the coding sequence ATGGGGAACTGCATGGAGAGATGTGGAGGTACGAGGCAGAAGAAGGGAGAAGAGAGTGGGCCAGAGAAGGGGGATGACGGAGGCTGCAAGGTTAAGATCCTGCTGACGAGGAAGGAGCTGGAGTGGCTGGTGCTGCACTTGAAGAAGAACGGGGAGCAGAAGCTGGAGGATGTGCTgatggagatggagatggagaAGGAGAGAGGGAAAGGGAAAGGAAAAGGGTGGAAACCAACtctggagagcatagtggagatCCCAGAGGTCCTGATCATTGACCACCCTGCTGTTTAA